From Acomys russatus chromosome 2, mAcoRus1.1, whole genome shotgun sequence, one genomic window encodes:
- the LOC127198724 gene encoding interferon alpha-13-like, whose translation MARPCAFVVALVVMSYWSTCSLGCDLPQAHNLRNKRALTLLAQMRRLSPLSCLKDRKDFGFPLEKVDAQQVQKTHAIPVLHELTQQLLTLFSSVASSAAWEASLLDTLCTGLHQQLRDLQACLMQQMEVQEPPLRQEGSLGAVRKYFQRITVYLREKKHSPCAWEVVRAEVRRALSSSANWMARLREEERVMSQRE comes from the coding sequence ATGGCTAGGCCCTGTGCTTTCGTGGTGGCCCTGGTGGTGATGAGCTACTGGTCAACCTGCTCTCTAGGATGTGACCTGCCTCAGGCACATAACCTCAGAAACAAGAGAGCCTTGACACTCCTGGCACAGATGAGGagactctcccctctctcctgcctgaaGGACAGAAAGGACTTTGGATTCCCTCTGGAGAAGGTGGATGCCCAGCAGGTCCAGAAGACTCACGCCATCCCTGTCCTGCATGAGCTGACCCAGCAGCTCCTGACCCTCTTCAGCTCAGTGGCCTCATCTGCTGCTTGGGAGGCAAGCCTCCTAGACACGCTCTGCACTGGCCTCCACCAGCAGCTCAGGGACCTGCAAGCCTGTCTGATGCAGCAGATGGAGGTGCAGGAACCTcccctgaggcaggaaggctcCCTGGGGGCTGTGAGGAAATACTTCCAGAGGATCACTGTCTAcctgagagagaagaaacacagcCCCTGTGCCTGGGAGGTGGTGAGAGCAGAAGTCAGGAGAGCCCTGTCTTCCTCAGCCAACTGGATGGCAAGACTGAGAGAGGAGGAGCGAGTCATGAGCCAACGTGAATAG